One genomic segment of Caballeronia sp. TF1N1 includes these proteins:
- a CDS encoding FAD-dependent oxidoreductase, giving the protein MVRFAYKRAPEHDTAESPVYPVVVTGAGPVGLATAIDLAQHGVRTVLVDSDDTVSAGSRAICFAKRTLEIFERLGCVDEMIEKGVRWNVGKVFLHDDLIYAFDLLPEAGHAHPAFINLQQYYVERYLVERAAQLDNLHMRWKSRVVGVTQHRDHVELQVDTPDGRYALRTRYVVAADGSRSFIRQTLDLDSHGRVFKDRFLIADVKMKAPFPAERWFWFDPPFHRNQSVLLHRQPDNVWRIDFQLGWEADPVTEKAPERVIPRVKALLGEDAEFELEWVSIYTFACQRMEHFRHGRILFAGDAAHGVSPFGARGANSGVQDADNLAWKLSLVVHGDAPPALLDTYASEREYAADENIRHSTRSTDFITPKSAASRLFRDAVLELSKDCAFARRLVNSGRLSVPTVLQDSPLNTPDQPDDSFACSMTPGTACVDAPIRVNGRAAWLLQQTHGKGFIGIYFCSSDDAEEVRRALLQRLTSFRLLLVAPKGMAASSEDIEDVDGIVAHRFDARPGTFYLLRPDQHVCARWRAFNADAIFNAVQRATCNG; this is encoded by the coding sequence ATGGTCCGCTTTGCTTACAAGCGAGCACCGGAACACGACACCGCCGAGTCCCCGGTCTATCCGGTGGTCGTGACCGGCGCGGGACCGGTCGGTCTTGCCACTGCAATCGATCTTGCGCAACACGGCGTTCGTACCGTGCTCGTCGATAGCGACGACACCGTATCGGCCGGTTCGCGCGCCATCTGTTTTGCGAAGCGCACGCTTGAAATCTTCGAACGTCTCGGCTGCGTCGACGAGATGATCGAAAAAGGTGTGCGCTGGAATGTCGGGAAGGTGTTCCTGCATGACGATCTGATTTATGCATTCGACTTGCTGCCCGAAGCAGGCCATGCGCATCCCGCGTTCATCAATCTCCAGCAATATTACGTCGAGCGCTATCTCGTCGAACGCGCGGCACAACTCGATAACTTGCATATGCGCTGGAAGAGCCGTGTAGTCGGTGTAACGCAGCATCGGGATCATGTCGAACTGCAAGTGGATACGCCCGATGGACGATACGCCTTACGTACACGCTATGTCGTAGCGGCCGACGGCTCACGCAGCTTCATTCGTCAGACTCTCGATCTCGATAGTCACGGCCGGGTATTCAAGGACCGCTTTCTCATTGCGGACGTCAAGATGAAAGCGCCGTTTCCGGCGGAACGCTGGTTCTGGTTCGATCCACCGTTTCATCGCAACCAGTCTGTGCTGCTGCATCGCCAGCCGGACAACGTATGGCGCATCGACTTTCAGCTCGGCTGGGAAGCTGACCCTGTCACGGAAAAAGCACCCGAACGTGTCATTCCGCGCGTCAAGGCATTGCTTGGCGAAGATGCGGAATTCGAACTCGAATGGGTGAGCATCTATACGTTTGCATGTCAGCGCATGGAGCATTTCAGGCACGGTCGAATTCTGTTCGCAGGCGATGCGGCGCATGGCGTCTCACCTTTCGGCGCGCGCGGCGCGAATAGCGGTGTGCAAGATGCAGACAATCTCGCATGGAAGCTCAGTCTCGTCGTTCATGGCGACGCTCCGCCTGCTTTACTCGACACGTATGCATCCGAACGGGAATACGCCGCGGATGAAAACATTCGTCATTCCACGAGATCGACCGATTTCATCACGCCGAAGAGTGCGGCCTCGCGTCTCTTTCGGGACGCGGTGTTGGAGCTATCGAAGGACTGTGCTTTTGCGCGACGCCTCGTCAATAGCGGGCGACTCTCGGTGCCGACCGTGCTGCAAGACTCGCCGCTCAATACGCCCGATCAGCCCGATGACAGCTTCGCATGTTCGATGACGCCAGGGACGGCATGCGTGGATGCGCCCATACGCGTAAATGGCCGCGCTGCATGGCTCTTGCAACAAACGCATGGTAAAGGCTTCATTGGAATCTACTTCTGCAGCAGCGATGACGCGGAGGAAGTGCGCAGGGCTCTTTTACAGAGGCTAACGTCGTTTCGTCTATTGCTGGTTGCGCCGAAGGGCATGGCCGCGTCGTCCGAGGATATCGAAGACGTCGATGGCATCGTGGCGCATCGATTCGATGCTCGCCCCGGCACGTTCTACTTGTTGCGCCCCGACCAGCACGTATGCGCGCGCTGGCGTGCGTTCAACGCCGATGCGATATTTAACGCCGTACAACGCGCTACCTGCAATGGATAA
- the mobB gene encoding molybdopterin-guanine dinucleotide biosynthesis protein B, whose protein sequence is MNAPLFGISGRSGQGKTTLIEALLPWFRARGLVVNVIKHSHHSIELEPPGKDSARFRRAGAGEVVIASPYRYAIVRELREGNEPSLTELAARLTHADLTIVEGFAREAIPRLEVVRPSVGREPLYKTDVAILAIATDDASAVDSALPLLRLDDIDRIGAFICETLRIAV, encoded by the coding sequence ATGAATGCGCCGCTCTTCGGTATCTCGGGCCGCTCGGGTCAAGGCAAGACCACGCTGATCGAGGCGTTGTTGCCCTGGTTTCGGGCACGCGGTCTTGTAGTCAACGTCATCAAGCACAGTCATCATTCAATCGAACTCGAACCTCCGGGCAAAGACAGCGCGCGCTTCAGGCGTGCAGGCGCGGGCGAAGTGGTGATTGCATCGCCTTACCGCTATGCAATCGTGCGCGAGTTGCGCGAGGGGAACGAGCCTTCGCTTACGGAACTCGCTGCGCGGCTGACACATGCGGACCTCACGATTGTCGAAGGATTTGCACGCGAAGCCATTCCGCGACTGGAGGTGGTTCGGCCATCGGTTGGCCGGGAGCCGCTTTATAAGACCGACGTCGCAATTCTTGCCATTGCAACCGACGATGCCTCGGCAGTCGACAGCGCGCTGCCTCTGCTGCGGCTAGACGATATCGACCGCATTGGCGCCTTTATCTGCGAGACACTGCGCATTGCCGTTTAA
- a CDS encoding adenosylcobalamin-dependent ribonucleoside-diphosphate reductase, with product MAEDNPSTGVAPQQFSIDVMLEKYAKGDETRVEDIYLRVARGVAMAEPKALRAKIEAEFVDNFRRGALGAGRIMSAAGAGIDATLINCFVQPVGDAIQGVDDNGLPGIYVALLQAAETMRRGGGVGYNFSAIRPRGARVHSTGSAASGPCSYMDVFDASCRTVESAGSRRGAQMGILDCTHPDLLEFIAAKHTKGRWNNFNVSVAVTDEFMQAVADDAVWQLVHKAEPSPAQRASADIRKRDDGLWVYREVRARDVWNTIMRSTYDVAEPGVVFMSRMNDDNNLRAVETIRATNPCGEQPLPAYGCCNLGPLNLTRFVRDPFAQARGGVPGFDWDGLTRTTRTQVRFLDDVLDVTLWPLEEQAREAAAKRRIGVGFTGLGDTLVMLGLRYNSNEGREFAMRVARTMRDEAYRASVELARERGAFPLFEAARYLEEGTFASRLPDDLKSEIGAHGIRNSHLLSIAPTGTVSLAFADNASNGIEPAFSWTYQRTKRMADGSSQTFAVEDHAYRLYLEMGGDVKALPDYFVSALDMSAQDHLEMMTAVQPFVDTSISKTVNVPADYPFDAFQDLYFEAWRRGLKGLATYRPNDTLGAVLSVTPQEKKTPSDSPDPELDLDPLRIAIDHRPRGELPAIIEKVEYLTQAGKKSLYLAVSFIEVTGRIAGDDVTIERPIEFFIPTGQSDESQQWITATMRSLSLAARGGFAARTLQDMRKVSWDRGQVRLGDVERLDGHRSPRWHDSEVAALAFAIQQILHRRGFLDAEGSQVPSRVLARKHIDVTHTRALVTEDETVAHADVTDFSSDDALSNDPHTLTQMHGRKCPTCGANAVIRKDGCDFCTACGEIGACG from the coding sequence ATGGCAGAAGACAACCCCAGCACAGGCGTCGCTCCGCAGCAATTTTCCATCGACGTGATGCTTGAAAAATATGCCAAGGGCGACGAGACGCGCGTCGAAGATATTTATCTGCGCGTGGCGCGTGGTGTCGCAATGGCCGAGCCCAAAGCGTTACGCGCGAAGATCGAAGCGGAGTTCGTCGATAACTTCCGGCGCGGTGCATTGGGCGCCGGGCGCATCATGAGCGCGGCGGGCGCGGGTATCGATGCCACGCTCATCAACTGCTTCGTTCAGCCCGTGGGCGATGCCATTCAAGGCGTCGACGATAACGGTTTGCCCGGCATTTACGTTGCGCTGCTGCAAGCGGCCGAAACGATGCGGCGCGGCGGAGGCGTGGGCTATAACTTTTCCGCCATTCGTCCTCGCGGTGCGCGCGTGCATTCCACGGGTTCAGCTGCATCCGGACCATGCAGTTATATGGATGTGTTCGATGCATCATGCCGCACGGTGGAGAGCGCAGGATCACGCCGTGGCGCACAGATGGGCATACTCGACTGCACGCACCCCGATTTGCTCGAATTCATCGCGGCTAAACACACGAAGGGACGCTGGAACAACTTCAACGTGTCCGTCGCGGTAACGGACGAATTCATGCAGGCCGTTGCCGACGACGCGGTCTGGCAACTCGTGCATAAGGCCGAGCCTTCGCCTGCGCAGCGGGCATCGGCGGACATCCGGAAGCGTGACGACGGCTTGTGGGTGTATCGGGAAGTGCGTGCGCGTGACGTATGGAACACGATCATGCGATCGACCTACGATGTCGCCGAGCCAGGCGTCGTTTTCATGTCGCGCATGAATGACGACAACAATCTGCGCGCCGTCGAAACGATTCGCGCGACGAACCCTTGCGGTGAACAACCCTTGCCCGCATACGGTTGCTGCAACCTGGGCCCGCTCAATCTGACTCGCTTCGTGCGCGACCCTTTTGCGCAAGCGCGCGGCGGCGTTCCTGGTTTCGATTGGGACGGTCTCACGCGTACCACGCGCACGCAAGTGCGCTTTCTCGATGACGTTCTCGATGTCACGTTATGGCCGCTCGAAGAACAAGCACGTGAAGCGGCTGCCAAGCGACGTATCGGCGTCGGCTTCACGGGGCTAGGCGACACGCTAGTAATGCTTGGTCTTCGCTATAACTCGAACGAAGGACGCGAATTTGCCATGCGCGTTGCACGCACCATGCGCGATGAAGCGTATCGCGCATCGGTCGAGCTCGCACGCGAACGCGGCGCATTTCCGCTCTTCGAGGCAGCACGTTATCTGGAAGAGGGCACTTTCGCATCGCGTTTGCCTGATGATCTCAAGAGCGAGATTGGCGCGCATGGCATCCGCAATAGCCATCTGCTTTCCATCGCGCCCACGGGCACCGTGAGTCTCGCGTTTGCGGACAATGCATCGAATGGTATCGAGCCCGCGTTCTCGTGGACCTATCAGCGCACCAAGCGCATGGCCGATGGCTCCAGCCAGACCTTCGCTGTCGAAGACCACGCGTACAGGCTTTATCTCGAGATGGGCGGAGACGTCAAGGCGCTGCCCGATTACTTCGTGAGTGCGCTCGATATGTCCGCGCAAGATCATCTGGAAATGATGACGGCCGTGCAGCCTTTCGTCGATACATCGATATCGAAGACCGTCAACGTACCCGCGGATTATCCGTTCGACGCGTTTCAGGACCTTTACTTCGAGGCATGGCGACGTGGCTTGAAGGGACTCGCGACCTATCGGCCTAACGACACCTTGGGCGCGGTGTTGTCAGTCACGCCACAGGAAAAGAAGACACCGAGCGACTCGCCCGATCCCGAACTGGATCTCGATCCTTTGCGTATTGCGATCGATCATCGTCCGCGTGGAGAGCTGCCCGCGATTATCGAGAAGGTCGAGTATCTGACGCAGGCGGGAAAGAAGTCGCTCTATCTTGCGGTGTCGTTCATCGAAGTGACAGGGCGTATTGCAGGCGATGACGTGACCATCGAGCGACCCATCGAATTCTTTATCCCGACGGGGCAGAGCGACGAATCGCAGCAATGGATCACGGCGACCATGCGTTCATTGTCGCTTGCGGCGCGTGGAGGCTTTGCCGCGCGTACGCTGCAGGACATGCGCAAGGTATCGTGGGATCGCGGTCAGGTGCGTCTCGGCGATGTCGAGCGTTTAGATGGACACCGCAGTCCACGCTGGCATGACTCGGAAGTCGCCGCGCTTGCCTTTGCGATTCAGCAAATTCTTCATCGACGCGGTTTTCTCGATGCCGAAGGCAGTCAGGTGCCGTCACGCGTACTTGCCCGCAAGCATATCGACGTGACCCATACACGCGCTCTAGTGACTGAAGACGAGACCGTGGCACACGCGGACGTGACGGATTTTTCGTCCGACGATGCCTTGTCGAACGACCCGCATACACTCACGCAGATGCATGGGCGCAAATGCCCGACATGTGGCGCGAATGCGGTGATCCGGAAAGACGGTTGCGACTTCTGCACTGCTTGCGGTGAAATAGGCGCTTGCGGCTGA
- a CDS encoding cupin domain-containing protein — translation MQIPSIDSRELIDRLKLEPHPEGGYFRETYRANSGVTRKGEDDLRSASTAIYFLLCDGAYSAWHRIRSDEVWHFYAGDSIDVHVLHSNGELLTHRLGNALEDPQAAFQAVVNAGDWFAAECHEPGGAALVGCTVAPGFEFSEFELAAPGALGARYPRHRQLIERLELKRL, via the coding sequence ATGCAGATACCCAGCATAGACAGTCGCGAGTTGATCGATCGCCTCAAGCTCGAACCGCATCCCGAGGGCGGCTACTTTCGTGAGACCTATCGCGCGAATTCAGGAGTCACGCGCAAGGGCGAGGACGATCTCCGTTCGGCATCGACAGCCATCTATTTCCTCCTTTGCGATGGCGCTTACTCCGCCTGGCACCGTATTCGGTCGGATGAAGTCTGGCATTTCTATGCGGGTGACTCGATCGATGTCCATGTGCTCCATTCGAACGGAGAACTGCTGACGCATCGACTCGGCAATGCGCTTGAAGATCCGCAGGCGGCGTTTCAGGCGGTCGTCAACGCGGGTGACTGGTTTGCCGCCGAATGCCATGAACCAGGCGGTGCCGCGCTCGTCGGCTGCACGGTGGCGCCAGGGTTCGAGTTCAGCGAGTTCGAATTGGCCGCGCCCGGCGCGCTCGGGGCGCGTTATCCACGGCATCGCCAGTTGATCGAGCGGCTTGAGCTTAAGCGTCTGTGA
- a CDS encoding ABC transporter substrate-binding protein — MTLTATTKNALAPTGTLRAALNLGNPVLVHRDSASSEPSGVSVDIARELAARLSVEIAFNSFPNAAQSVETVTAEQADVGFFAIDPLRGAGIAFTAPYVLIEGCYLVRNDSPLSRIEDVDREGNRIMVGKGSAYDLFLTRELQHAQLVRTGLSEAVVDTFLRDGIEVAAGVKQQLEADAARTPGVRLIDGRFMVIRQAMGLPKTRGDAATQYLRDFIEDIKRSGFIQDAFARHGITGVSLAPPEQL, encoded by the coding sequence ATGACGCTAACCGCGACCACGAAAAACGCTCTTGCTCCAACCGGCACGCTTCGCGCGGCGCTCAACCTTGGAAACCCCGTGCTCGTGCATCGCGATTCGGCGAGCAGCGAGCCCAGCGGCGTCTCCGTGGATATTGCCCGCGAACTGGCCGCGCGGCTCAGCGTCGAGATTGCATTCAATTCCTTTCCCAACGCCGCGCAATCGGTGGAGACGGTGACGGCGGAACAGGCCGATGTCGGCTTCTTCGCGATCGATCCGCTGCGTGGCGCGGGCATTGCGTTCACTGCACCGTATGTGCTGATCGAAGGGTGTTATCTGGTGCGCAATGACTCGCCGCTTTCTCGCATCGAGGATGTGGATCGCGAGGGCAATCGCATCATGGTGGGCAAAGGGAGCGCATACGACCTCTTCCTGACGCGCGAGTTGCAGCATGCTCAACTCGTGCGCACTGGACTGTCGGAGGCGGTGGTCGACACTTTTCTGCGCGACGGGATCGAGGTCGCCGCGGGCGTGAAGCAGCAACTCGAGGCCGACGCCGCTCGCACGCCCGGGGTACGGCTGATCGACGGGCGCTTCATGGTGATCAGGCAGGCAATGGGCTTGCCGAAGACTCGCGGCGATGCGGCCACGCAGTATCTTCGCGACTTCATCGAGGACATCAAACGGTCGGGCTTTATTCAGGATGCGTTCGCGCGACACGGCATTACCGGCGTCTCGCTTGCGCCGCCGGAGCAGCTTTGA
- a CDS encoding oxidoreductase: MSASKQDTPVWFITGCSTGFGRELASAVLVRGWRAVVAARDPARVADIVEPAGDRAIAVRLDVTRPDDITASVKAAHDAFGQIDVLVNNAGFGYLAAVEEGEDDEVRAMFETNFFGAAAMIRAVLPGMRERRAGHVVNITSVGGLVGNPGSGYYAATKFALEGLGEALARETEGLGIKVTAVEPGPFRTDWAGRSLKQTQRSIDDYDAVAGRRRAGIAELSGRQAGDPVRAVQVIIEAVEAKNPPAHLVLGNIGLQAVRAKLAALNADIDTWQERSAWSDNPLD, translated from the coding sequence ATGTCAGCATCGAAGCAAGACACGCCTGTCTGGTTCATCACCGGCTGTTCCACCGGCTTTGGCCGTGAACTCGCATCCGCTGTGCTTGTGCGCGGCTGGCGTGCTGTCGTCGCCGCTCGCGATCCCGCCCGCGTCGCCGACATCGTCGAGCCTGCAGGCGATAGAGCCATTGCGGTTCGGCTCGACGTCACGCGCCCGGACGACATCACCGCTTCAGTAAAAGCGGCGCACGATGCGTTCGGTCAGATCGACGTATTGGTCAATAATGCCGGCTTCGGCTATTTGGCCGCAGTCGAGGAAGGCGAGGACGACGAGGTACGCGCGATGTTCGAAACCAATTTCTTCGGCGCGGCTGCGATGATTCGCGCGGTATTGCCAGGCATGCGTGAGCGTCGCGCGGGGCACGTGGTCAACATCACATCCGTGGGCGGCCTGGTTGGTAACCCGGGCAGCGGGTATTACGCTGCGACCAAGTTTGCGCTCGAAGGCCTCGGCGAAGCGCTCGCGCGCGAGACCGAGGGCCTTGGCATCAAGGTCACGGCCGTCGAACCAGGACCTTTTCGCACGGATTGGGCGGGCCGCTCGCTTAAGCAGACCCAGCGTTCGATTGACGATTACGATGCCGTCGCCGGTCGCCGTCGCGCGGGGATTGCCGAGCTTAGCGGAAGACAAGCGGGTGATCCGGTGCGCGCGGTGCAGGTCATCATCGAAGCCGTGGAAGCTAAAAATCCGCCCGCGCATCTCGTGCTTGGCAACATTGGGCTTCAAGCCGTGCGGGCCAAGCTTGCAGCGCTTAACGCGGATATCGATACCTGGCAAGAACGCAGCGCCTGGAGCGACAACCCGCTCGATTAA
- a CDS encoding DUF2783 domain-containing protein has translation MDKASMKLKLEANLADPDAFYERLIGTHDGLSDEESRMLNAKLVLLLANHIGDDDVIGEALAVARNGVKAD, from the coding sequence ATGGATAAAGCCAGCATGAAGCTCAAGCTCGAAGCCAATCTTGCCGATCCGGATGCGTTCTATGAACGGCTCATCGGCACACACGACGGACTAAGCGACGAAGAAAGCCGCATGCTCAACGCCAAGCTCGTGCTGCTTCTCGCGAATCATATTGGCGATGACGATGTAATCGGAGAAGCATTGGCCGTCGCACGCAACGGCGTCAAAGCAGATTAA
- a CDS encoding N-acetyltransferase, with the protein MQGERIQVTVSVTDWIDASFESDVAGGLAAFNAGQLGPSDHRDLAVSLYQGDDFVGGLAGFTAWEWLFVKWLWVREDARGRGLGARALDAAEVEARKRGCRAAWLDTLNPAARDLYARHGFEVFGELADFHAGRARYFMQKRF; encoded by the coding sequence ATGCAGGGCGAGCGTATCCAAGTGACGGTATCCGTGACCGACTGGATCGACGCATCGTTCGAGTCCGATGTGGCAGGCGGTCTCGCCGCGTTCAATGCCGGTCAACTCGGACCAAGCGATCATCGCGACCTGGCCGTTTCGCTTTATCAAGGCGACGACTTTGTAGGCGGCCTCGCGGGCTTCACCGCGTGGGAATGGCTTTTCGTCAAATGGCTCTGGGTTCGCGAAGATGCGCGCGGTCGCGGACTTGGCGCTCGCGCGCTCGACGCCGCCGAAGTCGAGGCACGCAAGCGCGGCTGCCGCGCCGCGTGGCTCGATACGCTCAATCCTGCAGCCCGCGATCTTTATGCTCGCCACGGTTTCGAAGTCTTCGGCGAACTGGCGGATTTCCATGCAGGACGTGCGCGGTACTTCATGCAAAAGCGGTTCTGA
- a CDS encoding response regulator encodes MRVLFVEDDVGLCDAFSALARASGHIADVAYDGHRALELASENRYDTIFIDIGLPDFDGRDLCRRLRAAGPSQLACVVAVTGDDRHRDSEQEQFDGYYLKPFTEEGFMAVLAAC; translated from the coding sequence ATGCGCGTGCTTTTCGTTGAAGATGACGTTGGTCTTTGCGACGCTTTCAGCGCGCTTGCCCGCGCCTCCGGGCATATCGCAGATGTCGCATACGATGGACACCGGGCGCTTGAACTCGCGTCGGAAAATCGCTACGACACGATATTTATCGACATAGGCCTGCCGGATTTCGATGGTCGCGATCTTTGCAGACGGTTGCGCGCTGCCGGGCCGAGCCAGCTTGCTTGCGTCGTCGCGGTAACGGGTGACGACCGGCACCGTGACAGCGAACAGGAACAATTCGACGGCTACTACCTCAAGCCCTTCACTGAAGAAGGCTTTATGGCGGTCTTAGCGGCTTGCTAA
- a CDS encoding DJ-1/PfpI family protein yields MTLQIGLLLFPRVQQLDLTGPYEVFAHLPDAKVHLVCKTLAPVPSSTGMQLTPDTSFAECPTLDVLCVPGGEGVGALMEDEETLAFIRQQAKGARFITSVCTGSLVLGAAGLLRGMRATTHWAFHELLGEFDATPVHARVVRDGALFTGGGITAGIDFALTLAAELVGEHEAQAIQLQMEYAPAPPFDAGDPNHAPAAVVADVRERSAASLAKRREITKRAVHRLGLNA; encoded by the coding sequence ATGACCCTTCAAATCGGCCTGCTGCTTTTCCCGCGCGTTCAACAACTCGACCTCACCGGTCCGTACGAAGTCTTTGCGCATCTGCCGGACGCTAAAGTGCATCTTGTATGCAAAACGCTCGCGCCTGTTCCCTCCAGTACAGGGATGCAACTCACACCCGACACATCGTTCGCGGAATGCCCCACGCTCGACGTGCTCTGTGTTCCCGGAGGCGAAGGCGTCGGCGCTCTGATGGAAGACGAGGAAACGCTTGCGTTCATCCGCCAGCAGGCCAAGGGCGCTCGCTTCATCACTTCGGTATGCACCGGTTCACTCGTTCTCGGCGCGGCCGGTTTGCTGCGCGGCATGCGTGCGACGACGCATTGGGCTTTTCACGAACTGCTGGGCGAATTCGATGCGACGCCCGTGCACGCCCGCGTGGTGCGCGACGGCGCCTTGTTCACGGGCGGTGGAATCACGGCGGGCATCGACTTCGCGCTGACGCTCGCGGCTGAACTCGTCGGCGAGCACGAGGCGCAGGCCATTCAACTGCAAATGGAGTACGCGCCCGCGCCGCCGTTCGATGCCGGCGATCCGAATCACGCGCCTGCCGCCGTAGTGGCGGACGTGCGGGAGCGCTCGGCGGCTTCGCTCGCAAAGCGCAGGGAAATCACGAAGCGCGCGGTGCATCGGCTCGGATTGAATGCATGA
- a CDS encoding GlxA family transcriptional regulator codes for MSSPKPRIIDILAFPDVQLLDVAGPLQVFASANELAREAGMPRPYRARVVAPGGTVTASAGLGLIGEALPDAREPCDTLVIAGGWGVHEALRDRTLVDWVRARSAHARRTASVCTGAFLLAATGLLDERRAVTHWTRCAELASRFPAVRVESDPIFIRDGDLWTSAGVTAGIDLALALVEDDLGRALALDVARHLVVFLKRPGGQAQFSAALSLQKDSGERFGELHAWIAENLACNLSIGTLAARVGMSERSFVRHYRAQTGATPARAIEQMRLEAARRMLGDTDLPVKRIAARCGFGSEETMRRGFVRALGVAPQTYRERFARAAVSA; via the coding sequence ATGTCATCGCCGAAGCCACGCATCATCGACATACTCGCCTTTCCCGACGTCCAGTTGCTCGATGTCGCCGGTCCCTTGCAGGTGTTCGCGTCCGCGAACGAACTGGCGCGCGAGGCCGGCATGCCACGCCCTTATCGCGCGAGAGTCGTCGCGCCGGGCGGCACGGTGACAGCATCGGCGGGACTAGGGCTGATCGGCGAAGCGCTGCCCGATGCGCGCGAGCCGTGCGACACGCTCGTCATCGCGGGCGGCTGGGGCGTGCATGAAGCGCTGCGCGACCGCACGCTGGTCGACTGGGTGCGCGCGCGGTCCGCTCATGCGCGCCGCACGGCATCGGTGTGTACCGGCGCCTTTCTGCTTGCGGCGACCGGCCTGCTGGACGAACGCCGCGCCGTCACGCACTGGACGCGCTGCGCCGAGCTCGCGAGCCGCTTTCCGGCGGTGCGGGTCGAGTCCGATCCCATCTTCATCCGCGACGGCGATCTCTGGACCTCCGCGGGCGTGACAGCGGGAATCGACCTGGCGCTTGCGCTCGTCGAAGATGATCTCGGACGCGCGCTCGCGCTCGATGTCGCGCGTCATCTCGTCGTGTTTCTGAAGCGCCCCGGCGGGCAGGCGCAGTTCAGCGCCGCGCTTTCGCTGCAGAAGGACTCGGGCGAACGCTTCGGCGAATTGCATGCGTGGATCGCGGAGAATCTTGCATGCAATTTATCCATCGGAACGCTGGCGGCGCGCGTCGGCATGAGCGAGCGCAGCTTCGTGCGTCATTACCGGGCGCAGACCGGCGCAACGCCTGCTCGCGCCATCGAACAAATGCGGCTGGAAGCCGCGCGCCGTATGCTGGGCGACACGGACCTGCCGGTCAAGCGCATTGCGGCACGCTGCGGCTTCGGTTCGGAAGAAACCATGCGACGCGGCTTCGTGCGCGCACTCGGGGTTGCGCCTCAGACTTACCGCGAGCGCTTCGCCCGCGCGGCGGTATCGGCATAA
- a CDS encoding DUF4148 domain-containing protein — protein MKSYLITGFSLAAISAVVSSTAFADGGEGIGRAGTYQTQTTTSETPKTRAQVRAELAAAYSNGSLPALNRNTYPDRSMWGDAVAAQSEAHARDAAQAEARNRHIVEYANGSVTR, from the coding sequence ATGAAAAGCTATCTCATCACGGGTTTCTCGCTCGCGGCTATCTCAGCCGTGGTTTCGAGCACGGCATTTGCCGACGGCGGTGAAGGCATTGGTCGCGCGGGAACGTATCAGACGCAAACGACTACGAGTGAAACGCCCAAGACGCGTGCGCAAGTGCGCGCTGAACTTGCCGCTGCCTATTCGAACGGTTCGTTGCCCGCGTTGAATCGCAATACGTATCCTGATCGCAGCATGTGGGGCGATGCGGTCGCTGCTCAAAGCGAAGCGCATGCTCGCGATGCCGCTCAAGCGGAAGCGCGCAATCGCCATATCGTGGAATATGCGAACGGTTCGGTCACGCGCTAA